AATCTATTACATTTTTTACACAATATCGtccaaaaaaaagttaatactATAAAACGTTAAGTTTGAAAATGTACCAAAGGTTTCGCTGATTTTCCCAACACCGAAGTCAATACATTCCTCCTTGTTGCTAAAtccaaatttccccacgagtCCACACACCCTTTCTTCCTCCAATACACATTGGCCGCCAAGCCCGCAGCACTCATCTTTTCTTTCAGCTTCACCCCTCTTTTCTTCCCATTACTACAACTCAGCCACGCCAGCCTCAAAGCCACCTCCAGCCGGTTCGCCACAAATGCTTCCATACTGTAATACCCTTTGTCCTTCAACCACTTGAATTCGACCCAATCCAATCCCAAGTCACTCTCTTCACCTCTCAAGAAGCCCCCATTTGATGTTTCATCCATCACCGCCACAAACCTATCCACATTCTCAACCAAACCCTCGCTCACCGACACTGTATCAAGATCCTTCACTGAACACGAGCATTCCTCAAtcttctctccttctctcgACGCAAACAACCGAGTCGACTCGAATATCCTCCTCTCCAGCTCGTTCGACTCGGAAACCCGAGACAGAAGCCCACTCGACCTTTTAAAACATAGGGTGGGGAGGTCACCTGAGGGGAGGTCAGggaggatgatgaagaagcCATGGCTATTGGTGCGGAGCTTGCCGAGCATTTGGATGAGGATCCGTACGAACTTCGAATCCACAGCGGTGAGGTGAGCTTGGCGCTGGTGGACGGTTAGAGATGAGAACCATTTGAGAATTGCGGacctagggttagggtttggttTGAGGTCTGAGGTATTGGAGTGAGAATGGTAGAGAGAGACGTGGGAGGTGAGCGAGTCAATGAGTTGGTCCTGAGTCATGAGCGAATCGTAAGGGGATTTAGGGTTTCGATTCgacatgttttttttgttcagagagagatgaaaatggCGAGAGAAATTGGGAGGGAATTTCGGGTTGTGAAATGCGGGTTTCGGGGGTCCGAGacgagtttgagttttcaggTAGACAGATGGTAGACTTTTCCGGTGCGTAAACAGTCAACTGTCAACTGTCAATCACCAATCCCCGGAGGCCTAATTTAAGTTTACGATCATTGATCATACACtaaaaatttctatttttttcaaccaaaaacaaTTTCTATTTCCAATGAAATTTTTGGGTCAAATTACCTTTTTTCACTTACACTGTAAGTCATATTCCACATTAGTTTATCAATGAAGTTCATCCAAATTAGGGGCTTAGCGAATTTTAtctaaataaaacattttgtgaattttgttaCCGACATAATTTTTATGTTCCTAAAAAGGGTatataatgtttttattttattttatcaatagaggttttgaaatttcaaacttGAGAACTCTTTCAATATTGAGAAGAGAAGTAACACTAGACCAGAAGCTAGTTGATTATATAATATTGAACATTTGTAAAGTATATGATAAATAACTCAGTGCACCCATCTTAAAATACTCTTAAGGAGAAATAGCACAAAATTGTCCACTTAAGAAGATAAATCAAAGATGATGGCATTGATGAGATTGAAGATTGGGGCAAAATGGCCTAGCTAGGCTTTTGAATTTGGGATTTCGTTAGTATTTGCATGGCTTCACTGATGGACAAAAAGATTAGGGGTTATGGTTGGTATTTGTATGGGTTAGTGTATTTTCATGCAcatctcaaaattttaaagtatCATGGAAGACTATGTAATTTGCAGAAAGTATTTTCATCCTACACTTCATACATTAACGACGAATGTTATATCTTatgttgttgaagaatatCTAGTGGcatttagttttcattttgagtATGGAGCTTCAGTATCATGCTCCAAGCGCGAAACCCGACCATTTGAGTTTGGACCTCAAGCACAAAGTCTCCAACACTACGTATTGGTCTCAATTCTCGAGCCCAAATTATTAGACCTTAGCCCAAACGGGGCTCAAACCTTGTGACCCTAGTCCCAAACCATAGCGACGTTTGTGAGCTACACTCTTGGTTGGTATAGTAGAAATCAACTTTTCATAGGGGTAAGTCATGCTATCTCACCACAAACTTGCCAAGGTCAACAACAAAAGAGTCACATTACTAGAATAGTCCCTATTTCCTTTTCCATACTTGATCCTCGGAAGATTCCCAAGAATCATCCTCTCCTCAAAACCCTTCTCCCCCACACtactgtttttctttgttggtgtTGAGAACCAACAATTCTAAAGTGACAGCTAGTCTCATCTCAAACCCTACGATCAATAACTTGGACCCACTTTCAAAAAGTGTACGGCACCAATAAGAAATCTACAACTATAACATGGACCCCACTTCACAAGTTCTAGGGCACTAATCACATGCATTGTAGTGCATCCTCTTGATTTGATGACCTAGTTGCTGCAATAATCATGGTATATTATTTGGCACAATACcttcatataaaataaataatagagTGAGTCAATGTCCTATTGGTCATAAATAATAACACTTCATAACTATGACCCAACACAGTAAACCGAATATGCTCAAGAATTCTTTCACTCAGCGACTCGTTTATACCTTTTTCCAACAGCCACTTCATCACGCCAAGCATATGCTCCCTAATATTCTACCAACCTTCCTCCTCATAAAAACCTTCCCAATTCTCCTCCTACCCACTACCAAACCCTTCACTCTTTTACACtctcaaattttgtttcataatttttttctttctttctggtttttggttttttgggtCTGAAAATACAACTAAATTTTGTAACAAGACCAAGTTTTCAATGAAGTTTGGGAAGAGATTGAAGCAGCAAATGCAGGGGACTTTGCCCGGTTGGCGTGATAAGTTCTTGTCGTATAAGCATTTGAAGAAGATTGTGAAGCTGATTGCTTCTGCAGCGCCCATGTTGTTGAATGGATCATTGGAGTATGGCAAGTTTGAGGCTGAGTTTGTGTACCTCTTGAACAATGAGATTGACAAGTTCAATGCTTTCTTTGTGGAGCAGGAGGAGGATTTCATTATCCGGAATAAGGTATGCTTTTGTTCTTGATTGTGTTATAGTTTTTCTGCTGTCTCCAAACAAGGTTTTAGTGGGATCTGCTATGTGTAGTCTTAAATAATGCATACATAGTTTGTCTGAGTGAGAGACCAACATTACTTTGTTTGCCTGGTTTTGGTTGACTCAGTAGAGTTGACTCGGTATAGACTGTGTCAGGATAACTCGGTTAAAGGTGGGACTATTTCCGGCTACCAGAACAAGGCTGCTAAGATCAAAGTTTAAGATAAATTACAAATCTGGGTCCCACTATGAACgttgttttaaaattaatcccaAGTGTCTTAAGTTAACATCTAGAAGCAATTAAATTCTCAATTAAGAATTTTATCCTAGTTATCTTGCCCTTAGAATGTTGGAAACATGTCTCCAAGAAAGACgattactttttattttcattttttataaagGAAAATTGGTAATTATGTTAACAAATTTATGCATTTACTAATGACATTCTTTCTtaaattctttataaatataaagattCATCTACTTGTAAATTACATGTGTATAAATGACGTGAGCATGATCAGTAAATATAacacatatatttttatattaaaaaaaattagaatttaagattttttttataaacgtGACACAAAAAGATCAAGAAGCTCTTATGGGTCCTACAAAAAATCTATCACTTTAGTTCCACTATATTATGGGTCCAACTCATGTAAAAGGGTTGAAAATGACTTATTAGTATAGAGTCGAAATATCTTTTTTGGCAAGTGTTATTAGCACTTCATTTTAGTTTCATGGACATAATCATGtgtgtgaagaaaaaaattaatataatgtTCAAGTTGAGTTGCTAGAAGCTAAATGATAAGTGCTAAAAGTTTTAGTTACAATTTTGGATGGAAGTTTTTgaatagttttatttatttattttatcctAGAAGAAGAgtattttgtaataaaaaacTAACTGCAGGATATATGTGTAGGAATTACAGCAGAGAATTCAAAAGGTGATTGATAGATGGGGTTCGAATGGAAGCCAGCCTTCAAAGGCtatatatgaagaagaagtggGAAAAGTTAGGAAAGACATTGTTGATTTCCACGGCGAAATGGTGCTCTTGGTGAACTACAGCAATATCAATTACACAGGTAGTCCATGGCTGATGAAGCTAATTAGCTCCTCATTCTCCAATACTCATACAGCAAACCTTGAAGAAGTTACAATCCAGCTCCAATCAATTTCATtccgtcaatttaaaattttgattaagTTTAGACTTTTCTAACAAAGAAGTACTTACACTTAACGAAATAGTAGCATTACTTGTTTATGAATAACTGGCTAGTCGTTGATTGATGTGGACCGTTATAGATACTCACAACAAAGTATTGGTGGGACCAATATCATTTCTATCATGTGGTCctacaaaattttgaattcaaatttaaatggGTCCTACCAATAATGTTCACATGTCGTTTTATTGTTGACTCGTTGAATCAACACGACGACATGATATATGAGTGTTGTAAAAAGAGATGCTATAGCTAGAGACAGTCGCCCATATGTGCATGGGTGACTGTTTGTAGCATAATTCGTGTTGTAGATAAAACTCTCTCTACACCAATTAACAGCAGTTCAAGGTCATCGCCATCTCAAGGCGTAATGGGATTAACATTTACTATTCactagttatatatatatagttcaGTTAAAACCAGGCCTTGTAAAGCCACAGTGGGATGACAAATTTTACCTTCATGATTGGATACACACTTACACtatcttttgagttttgtaGGATTGGCTAAAATATTGAAGAAGTATGACAAGAGAACAGGTGCTCTACTGCGCCTGCCATTCATTCAAAAAATTCTGGAGCAGCCCTTTTTTACAACTGATAACATCTCAAAGCTTGTCAAGGAATGCGAAAACACCATAGATGCAGTGTTCCCagtggaggaagaagaagaagagagaaaaagagaagtgaAAGAAGCCATAACAGTTGCTGGAGAAGGAATATTTAGGAACACAGTTGCAGCTCTGCTGACCATGCAAGAGATTAGAAGAGGCAGCTCCACTTACAGCCAGTATTCTCTGCCACCTCTCAATTTGCCTGCAGACAATGATCTCATCCAGTTGTTCCAACTCAGCCCTCCTATACCTATTGTCTAAGTTATAGTAGCTAGAATTGATTAAGCAGACAAATTGggtataatattatttatatatatatatatatatataaaatacataGCACAGGAACTGGAAAATAATCATactatttttgtgtttttttggggaaCAGACTATGGTCATATACTTTAGCATATCTGCTACCCTTGGGTTAGCAAAGGAGAGAAGGATTAATGTGCTCAGTGATtagtattttcatttttatatatgaagATAATTCAATATTATAAATCATTTAGAGTCAtggataaataataatttgattaACATGATGACTGTTATTCATAATGGTTggaacataaaaataaaaaaaaaaacaagcttAGCAATtgggagaaaaaaaacttgCCCAAAAATGGGGAGTGTTGTTATTCCACCAATATGTCATATTTTCCCATTCACTCATTTAATGTCAAGTTTACCCTTCTGCAAAAAGACTTTGAATGACTGGAGTacgaagaaaaataaagtaatcctACTTTATCCTCTCACCACTCTACAACCATCTAAACTCATTAATCCGTAGATTTATCAGCTCTCATCTCTCGTATCGTTCAATTTCTTCAACTAAATGCTTTTGGATAAgagataagaaaatgaatgttTGAGTGGCACTTGCTTAGCTAGTGAAACTTAAGCAAAACATTGCAATCTTTCATCATACTATCACAATTTTTTATGCACAATATATCACC
The Prunus dulcis chromosome 2, ALMONDv2, whole genome shotgun sequence DNA segment above includes these coding regions:
- the LOC117619452 gene encoding SPX domain-containing protein 3 encodes the protein MKFGKRLKQQMQGTLPGWRDKFLSYKHLKKIVKLIASAAPMLLNGSLEYGKFEAEFVYLLNNEIDKFNAFFVEQEEDFIIRNKELQQRIQKVIDRWGSNGSQPSKAIYEEEVGKVRKDIVDFHGEMVLLVNYSNINYTGLAKILKKYDKRTGALLRLPFIQKILEQPFFTTDNISKLVKECENTIDAVFPVEEEEEERKREVKEAITVAGEGIFRNTVAALLTMQEIRRGSSTYSQYSLPPLNLPADNDLIQLFQLSPPIPIV